In Panulirus ornatus isolate Po-2019 chromosome 9, ASM3632096v1, whole genome shotgun sequence, one genomic interval encodes:
- the LOC139750129 gene encoding uncharacterized protein, which translates to MRDYRSARVYKAGGRPLITGSACRLRGAATTRLKAAPLTVAMKVRRTTMTQRAAASLALASLVWLVDSVPRFFETEQLLPDVQTNNISIEESEPTFESNYDSDFPNDWLEPESFCSPIHLMEDLFNHYASFPLSLLRFNSVHSCEELDKDRRIVELESYNDLQPEWLAEGRVLGECPWELVRRVFTSDTVPPSIVEVSCLCDGHICSSLGDFKCVPVTSFVKVWTMEHHSFGRYRAQMVMVTAACVCAQRLGLEGGNAQSGLNY; encoded by the coding sequence atgAGGGACTATAGGTCAGCTCGGGTATATAAGGCAGGAGGAAGACCGCTCATCACAGGCAGCGCCTGTCGACTGAGAGGAGCTGCTACCACCAGGCTCAAGGCAGCTCCCCTTACCGTCGCCATGAAGGTCCGCCGGACCACCATGACACAGCGAGCGGCCGCCAGCCTCGCCCTCGCCTCCCTTGTGTGGTTGGTGGACTCGGTGCCAAGGTTCTTCGAGACTGAGCAGCTCCTGCCCGACGTGCAGACGAACAATATATCAATTGAAGAGTCTGAGCCTACCTTCGAAAGTAACTACGACTCCGATTTCCCGAATGACTGGCTGGAGCCAGAGAGTTTCTGTTCTCCGATCCACCTGATGGAGGATCTCTTCAACCACTACGCGTCCTTCCCCTTGTCTTTGCTGAGGTTCAACAGTGTCCACTCCTGCGAGGAACTGGATAAAGACAGGAGGATTGTGGAACTGGAGAGCTACAATGATCTGCAGCCGGAGTGGCTGGCGGAGGGAAGAGTATTGGGCGAGTGTCCCTGGGAACTGGTGAGGCGAGTGTTTACTTCGgacaccgtccctccctccatcgTAGAGGTGAGTTGCCTGTGCGACGGCCATATCTGCTCGAGCCTGGGCGACTTCAAGTGCGTCCCCGTCACCAGCTTCGTGAAAGTCTGGACCATGGAACACCACAGCTTCGGTCGATACCGTGcgcagatggtgatggtgacggcggCGTGTGTGTGCGCCCAGCGCCTTGGTCTCGAAGGAGGCAATGCCCAGAGTGGCTTGAACTACTAG
- the LOC139750437 gene encoding innexin inx2-like codes for MPGGQDIRNIFSTILNTVKSRANKICAASCDGLVLRMHYRWTFFILLGGFLTTWYSWYHRDVIVCVSHFNAETQVRLDYINICLTYPYVEDDDQGRRYLLFYRWISWSFLVLAGAYYIPRKLSKNFENKKCKSLLEDLASNAHHYDQTEVKLVERAARYMFFNLRTHDGIYMKYLFVNIVALLVDNFAMLYFDFILQGRFLRYGFESYPFDRDPENFSDYMSQTFPPFVLCELTPGNQLVNRRTERLGCHLTIMELYEKVFLVLWVWLIVLHFLTCCYIVFLLLLWLPWVRVVLLRTSKPAHALEKVRQINVGVIRNCKVGDIYLLYRIKSHISHVRFYELLTRLSDPSLYTRAEKHRGPEAPPDTKEMPPSKNQVDIVRNQEASVALDTSIDPEYLYRLLSCPEILGRGSR; via the exons ATGCCAGGTGGGCAGGACATCCGCAACATCTTTTCCACCATCCTCAACACCGTCAAGAGCCGGGCCAACAAGATCTGCGCAGCGTCGTGTGATGGCCTCGTTCTCAGGATGCACTATCGCTGGACGTTCTTCATCCTGCTGGGGGGCTTCCTCACCACCTGGTACTCCTG GTACCACCGTGACGTCATCGTCTGCGTCTCGCACTTCAATGCCGAGACGCAGGTCCGGCTGGACTATATCAACATCTGCCTCACCTACCCTTACGTGGAGGACGACGACCAGGGCAGACGCTACCTGCTCTTCTACCGCTGGATCTCCTGGTCATTCCTCGTTCTGGCTGGAGCCTACTACATCCCGCGGAAGCTGTCCAAGAACTTCGAGAACAAGAAATGCAAGAGTTTGCTGGAGGACCTGGCATCCAACGCCCACCACTACGACCAGACGGAGGTCAAGCTGGTGGAAAGAGCCGCGCGCTACATGTTCTTCAACCTCCGGACGCACGATGGTATCTACATGAAGTACCTCTTCGTCAATATCGTGGCTCTGTTGGTCGACAATTTCGCCATGCTCTACTTCGACTTCATCCTCCAGGGGAGGTTCCTTCGCTACGGCTTCGAGTCGTATCCCTTCGACAGGGACCCAGAGAACTTCTCTGACTACATGTCACAGACGTTCCCTCCCTTTGTCCTCTGCGAACTGACTCCGGGTAACCAGCTGGTCAACCGACGCACGGAGAGGCTTGGCTGCCACCTCACCATCATGGAACTCTATGAGAAGGTGTTCTTGGTTCTGTGGGTGTGGCTGATCGTCTTGCACTTCCTTACCTGCTGCTacatcgtcttcctcctcctcctgtggctgcCGTGGGTGCGGGTGGTACTCCTCCGCACCTCCAAGCCTGCACACGCCTTAGAGAAGGTCCGACAGATCAACGTCGGGGTCATTAGGAACTGTAAGGTGGGGGATATCTACCTCTTGTATCGCATCAAGTCACACATCAGCCATGTCAGGTTCTATGAGCTGCTCACTCGCCTCTCTGACCCCAGCTTGTATACGAGGGCCGAGAAGCATCGTGGACCAGAGGCGCCCCCAGACACAAAGGAAATGCCACCTTCCAAAAACCAGGTGGACATCGTGAGGAATCAGGAAGCGAGCGTGGCTCTGGACACGTCCATAGATCCTGAGTACCTGTACCGGCTTCTGAGCTGCCCAGAGATCCTTGGAAGAGGTTCCCGGTAG
- the LOC139750130 gene encoding endocuticle structural glycoprotein SgAbd-2-like, translating into MNTLVCLVILAGVVAVTEAEDAYAKQVPILKDDRTQNSYGEYSLRYQTGDSVTREESGSQKDGQVSQGGWRYKSPGGHPVEITFVADHGGYRPQGAVIPVAPPLPYQRSGH; encoded by the exons ATGAATACCCTTGTCTGCCTCGTT ATCCTGGCTGGCGTCGTGGCAGTCACAGAGGCCGAGGACGCTTACGCTAAGCAGGTGCCAATCCTCAAGGACGACCGGACGCAGAACTCCTACGGCGAGTACTCCCTCCGGTACCAGACTGGAGACAGCGTCACCAGGGAGGAGTCCGGTAGCCAGAAGGACGGGCAGGTCTCCCAGGGTGGCTGGAG GTACAAGTCTCCCGGAGGTCATCCAGTAGAGATCACCTTCGTGGCTGATCACGGCGGATACCGCCCCCAGGGAGCAGTCATCCCCGTCGCTCCGCCCTTACCCTACCAGCGCTCCGGTCACTAG